One window of the Eucalyptus grandis isolate ANBG69807.140 chromosome 8, ASM1654582v1, whole genome shotgun sequence genome contains the following:
- the LOC104417098 gene encoding UDP-glycosyltransferase 83A1-like — MAKLKHVLCIPFPAQGHVTPLLKLSQCIANHGIKVTVVNTESVHAQVMAANQPDDGSNRINFVAFPDGLETDEERKDWAKLLESISRVMPGHLQELIEKVKQQSKGNEDKQISFVMVDLIAGWALEVAERMGIKRAGFWAASVSALALTLHIPKLIEGGVIDNEGIALKSDVIPISKDLPSYKSDDLTWSFPEDLTVQKVFFKWMLAIVHNSTHSTSYLCNSFHELEASTCGITPGVLPVGPLLASTRLLHQRGSLWNEDSTCSNWLDQHPPQSVIYVAFGSTTIFSPEQFYELAHGLEQIGRPFLWVVRPDMTDVPVNKFHGTFLQRVKNHGKVVQWAPQEEVLARPSVACFFTHCGWNSTMEGLSNGVPLLCRPYFADQRLNRSFICDVWRVGLGVDADENGVITRHEVRTKILAVLGSDEIKANCQRMKEMARKSVSEGGSSLKNLESLIELIKA, encoded by the exons ATGGCAAAGCTAAAACATGTCCTATGTATACCATTTCCTGCACAAGGTCATGTCACCCCTCTCCTGAAACTGTCCCAGTGTATTGCTAATCATGGCATCAAGGTTACCGTTGTGAACACCGAGTCTGTTCATGCGCAAGTAATGGCCGCAAACCAACCAGATGATGGATCGAATCGGATTAATTTCGTTGCATTTCCAGATGGGCTTGAGACTGATGAGGAGCGCAAGGACTGGGCGAAGCTGCTGGAGAGCATATCAAGAGTGATGCCGGGTCATTTGCAGGAGTTGATTGAGAAAGTGAAGCAGCAGTCAAAGGGCAATGAAGATAAGCAGATCAGCTTTGTAATGGTGGACCTGATTGCCGGATGGGCACTGGAAGTTGCCGAAAGGATGGGAATTAAGCGAGCTGGATTTTGGGCCGCCTCAGTTTCGGCTCTGGCCTTGACACTTCATATTCCAAAGCTGATTGAGGGTGGAGTCATAGACAACGAGG GCATTGCTCTGAAGAGTGATGTGATCCCGATATCGAAGGACCTTCCCTCATATAAGAGCGATGACCTCACCTGGAGTTTCCCTGAAGACCTGACGGTGcagaaagtatttttcaaatggATGTTGGCCATCGTCCATAACAGCACACATTCAACCTCATATCTTTGCAATTCGTTCCATGAACTTGAGGCATCGACTTGTGGAATTACTCCTGGAGTTCTCCCGGTTGGTCCATTGTTAGCAAGCACCCGATTACTCCATCAAAGAGGAAGCCTGTGGAATGAGGATTCGACTTGCTCGAACTGGCTGGACCAGCATCCTCCCCAGTCAGTCATCTATGTAGCCTTTGGAAGCACAACAATCTTCAGCCCGGAGCAATTCTATGAGCTTGCCCATGGCCTCGAGCAGATCGGCCGACCATTCCTGTGGGTTGTACGCCCAGACATGACTGACGTGCCAGTCAACAAGTTCCATGGCACGTTCCTCCAAAGGGTGAAGAATCATGGGAAGGTGGTCCAATGGGCACCACAAGAGGAGGTCCTAGCACGCCCTTCAGTGGCATGCTTCTTCACTCACTGTGGGTGGAATTCTACAATGGAAGGCCTGAGCAATGGGGTCCCACTTCTATGCAGGCCCTACTTTGCAGATCAGCGCCTGAACAGGAGCTTCATATGTGATGTGTGGAGGGTGGGTCTAGGAGTGGATGCCGATGAAAATGGAGTGATAACCAGGCATGAAGTGAGGACAAAGATACTAGCAGTTCTTGGGAGTGATGAGATAAAGGCAAATTGTCAGAGGATGAAGGAGATGGCCAGGAAGAGTGTGAGTGAAGGAGGGTCATCCTTGAAGAATCTGGAGAGCTTAATTGAACTCATAAAGGCTTGA